The following coding sequences are from one Clarias gariepinus isolate MV-2021 ecotype Netherlands chromosome 19, CGAR_prim_01v2, whole genome shotgun sequence window:
- the fech gene encoding ferrochelatase, mitochondrial isoform X1, which translates to MARFGGDWINPLGEVYQIPLDTGSSSHAWASLRSQSTASAAALAPQSSPKTQDKRKPKTGILMLNMGGPERLEDVHDFLLRLFLDKDLMQLPVQNKLGPFIAKRRTPKIQEQYSKIGGGSPIKAWTTMQGEGMVKLLDEMSPETAPHKFYIGFRYVHPLTEEAIELMEKDGIERAVAFTQYPQYSCSTTGSSLNAIYRYYNSSGLGSKMRWSVIDRWPTHPLLIECFAQHVRKELEKFPPEKRDDVVILFSAHSLPMAVVNRGDPYPQEVGATVHRVMERLAYCNPYRLVWQSKVGPMPWLGPQTDEVIKGLCERGKKNLLLVPIAFTSDHIETLHELDIEYSQILAEECGVENIKRAESLNGNPLFFKALADVVQTHLKSNEPCSRQLTLRCPKCVNPTCGKAKAFFAGQKF; encoded by the exons ATggcccggtttggtggcgattggataaatcccctaggagaagtatatcaaattccactgg aCACTGGCAGCAGCAGTCATGCCTGGGCATCTCTCAGAAGTCAGTCTACTGCCAGTGCTGCTGCTTTGGCCCCGCAATCCAGTCCCAAAACACAGGACAAAAG aaaACCCAAGACCGGCATCCTCATGCTGAACATGGGCGGCCCGGAGAGACTCGAAGACGTTCATGACTTCCTGTTACGACTTTTCCTCGACAAAGACCTGATGCAGCTTCCTGTCCAGAA taagCTCGGGCCGTTTATAGCCAAACGGCGTACGCCAAAGATCCAGGAGCAGTACAGTAAAATCGGAGGAGGGTCTCCTATCAAAGCCTGGACCACCATGCAGGGAGAGGGGATGGTCAAACTCCTGGACGAGATGAGTCCTGAAACTG CCCCTCACAAGTTTTATATCGGCTTCCGGTACGTCCACCCGCTGACGGAGGAGGCCATCGAGCTGATGGAGAAGGACGGAATAGAGAGAGCTGTCGCATTCACCCAGTACCCTCAGTATAGCTGCTCCaccacag GCAGCAGTTTGAACGCTATCTACAGATACTACAACAGCAGTGGCCTGGGGTCTAAAATGCGCTGGAGTGTGATTGACAGATGGCCAACACACCCTCTGCTCATCGAG tgtTTTGCTCAGCATGTGCGTAAAGAGCTGGAGAAGTTCCCACCTGAGAAAAGAGACGACGTGGTCATTCTGTTCTCCGCCCACTCACTCCCTAtggct gtggtgaACAGAGGAGACCCGTACCCTCAGGAGGTGGGCGCTACAGTGCACAGGGTGATGGAGAGGTTGGCGTACTGTAACCCGTATCGTCTCGTCTGGCAATCGAAG gtgggcCCGATGCCGTGGCTCGGTCCTCAGACGGATGAGGTGATTAAAGGTTTGTGTGAAAGAGGGAAGAAGAACCTGCTGTTGGTTCCAATCGCCTTCACCAGCGACCACATCGAGACTCTACACGAGCTCGACATCGAGTACTCGCAGATCCTCGCAGAAgag tgcggGGTCGAAAACATCAAAAGGGCAGAGTCTCTGAACGGAAACCCCctgttttttaag gcATTAGCGGACGTGGTTCAGACGCACCTGAAGTCCAACGAGCCGTGCTCTCGCCAGCTCACCCTGCGATGCCCGAAGTGCGTGAACCCGACCTGTGGGAAAGCCAAGGCTTTCTTCGCCGGCCAAAAATTCTAA
- the bxdc2 gene encoding ribosome biogenesis protein BRX1 homolog isoform X1 yields the protein MRARQVTWSRSVKMVAAKRKRGGAEATPRKKGKVVENGEKGKNATTAQEPSKEIMVPPPVSQGKWKNKERVLIFSSRGINFRTRHLMQDLRTMMPHSKADTKMDRKDKLFVVNEVCEIKNCNKCIFFEAKKKKDLYMWISNVPHGPSAKFLVQNLHTLAELKMTGNCLKGSRPLLSFDPKFDQEPQYALLKELLIQTFSTPQYHPRSQPFVDHVFTFTVADKRIWFRNYQIIEEDGSLVEIGPRFVLNLIKIFQGSFGGPTLFENPHFQSPNAFRRLVRLSTSAKQKEKQMVKQIRLEKRNEPKEVLTRDVTDDVFATPAEEKPVTVEHEAPDPALSKKKKKKKTLSELKKRTLMKRKGLR from the exons atgagag CACGTCAGGTCACGTGGTCACGCTCAGTCAAGATGGTGGCGGCCAAGAGAAAACGTGGAGGCGCAGAAGCTACACCGAGAAAGAAGGGTAAAGTTgtagaaaatggagaaaaagggaaaaacgcCACGACGGCACAGGAGCCGAGTAAAGAGATCATGGTTCCGCCTCCGGTTTCTCAG gGCAAGTGGAAAAACAAGGAACGTGTTTTAATTTTCTCTTCTCGAGGCATCAACTTCAGAACGCGGCACCTAATGCAGGATCTCAGGACCATGATGCCTCACTCAAAAGCAG acaCCAAAATGGACAGAAAAGACAAGCTGTTTGTTGTGAATGAG GTGTGCGAAATCAAAAACTGCAACAAGTGCATATTCTTTGAAGCgaagaagaaaaaggatctGTACATGTG GATCTCGAACGTTCCTCACGGACCTTCTGCCAAGTTCCTGGTTCAGAACT tGCACACACTGGCTGAGCTGAAAATGACCGGGAATTGCCTGAAGGGATCCAGACCCCTCCTCTCATTCGATCCT AAGTTTGACCAGGAACCTCAATACGCCCTGCTGAAGGAGCTCCTTATTCAG ACTTTCTCGACGCCGCAATATCATCCCAGGAGCCAGCCGTTCGTAGACCACGTCTTCACCTTCACCGTCGCTGACAAAAGGATATGGTTCAGGAATTATCAG ATCATTGAAGAGGATGGCTCTCTGGTGGAAATCGGGCCTCGCTTCGTCCTCAATCTGATCAAAATTTTCCAGGGCAGCTTTGGTGGGCCGACGCTTTTCGAGAACCCTCATTTCCAGTCGCCTAACGCG TTTCGACGCCTGGTGCGGCTCAGCACGTCCGCTAAACAGAAGGAGAAGCAGATGGTGAAGCAGATCCGTCTGGAGAAGAGGAATGAGCCCAAGGAAGTGTTGACACGAGACGTCACAGATGACGTGTTCGCCACGCCGGCAGAGGAGAAACCGGTAACGGTGGAGCATGAGGCTCCAGACCCGGCGTTgagcaagaagaagaagaagaagaagacgctGAGCGAGCTGAAGAAGAGGACGCTGATGAAACGCAAAGGTCTCCGATGA
- the bxdc2 gene encoding ribosome biogenesis protein BRX1 homolog isoform X2 — translation MVAAKRKRGGAEATPRKKGKVVENGEKGKNATTAQEPSKEIMVPPPVSQGKWKNKERVLIFSSRGINFRTRHLMQDLRTMMPHSKADTKMDRKDKLFVVNEVCEIKNCNKCIFFEAKKKKDLYMWISNVPHGPSAKFLVQNLHTLAELKMTGNCLKGSRPLLSFDPKFDQEPQYALLKELLIQTFSTPQYHPRSQPFVDHVFTFTVADKRIWFRNYQIIEEDGSLVEIGPRFVLNLIKIFQGSFGGPTLFENPHFQSPNAFRRLVRLSTSAKQKEKQMVKQIRLEKRNEPKEVLTRDVTDDVFATPAEEKPVTVEHEAPDPALSKKKKKKKTLSELKKRTLMKRKGLR, via the exons ATGGTGGCGGCCAAGAGAAAACGTGGAGGCGCAGAAGCTACACCGAGAAAGAAGGGTAAAGTTgtagaaaatggagaaaaagggaaaaacgcCACGACGGCACAGGAGCCGAGTAAAGAGATCATGGTTCCGCCTCCGGTTTCTCAG gGCAAGTGGAAAAACAAGGAACGTGTTTTAATTTTCTCTTCTCGAGGCATCAACTTCAGAACGCGGCACCTAATGCAGGATCTCAGGACCATGATGCCTCACTCAAAAGCAG acaCCAAAATGGACAGAAAAGACAAGCTGTTTGTTGTGAATGAG GTGTGCGAAATCAAAAACTGCAACAAGTGCATATTCTTTGAAGCgaagaagaaaaaggatctGTACATGTG GATCTCGAACGTTCCTCACGGACCTTCTGCCAAGTTCCTGGTTCAGAACT tGCACACACTGGCTGAGCTGAAAATGACCGGGAATTGCCTGAAGGGATCCAGACCCCTCCTCTCATTCGATCCT AAGTTTGACCAGGAACCTCAATACGCCCTGCTGAAGGAGCTCCTTATTCAG ACTTTCTCGACGCCGCAATATCATCCCAGGAGCCAGCCGTTCGTAGACCACGTCTTCACCTTCACCGTCGCTGACAAAAGGATATGGTTCAGGAATTATCAG ATCATTGAAGAGGATGGCTCTCTGGTGGAAATCGGGCCTCGCTTCGTCCTCAATCTGATCAAAATTTTCCAGGGCAGCTTTGGTGGGCCGACGCTTTTCGAGAACCCTCATTTCCAGTCGCCTAACGCG TTTCGACGCCTGGTGCGGCTCAGCACGTCCGCTAAACAGAAGGAGAAGCAGATGGTGAAGCAGATCCGTCTGGAGAAGAGGAATGAGCCCAAGGAAGTGTTGACACGAGACGTCACAGATGACGTGTTCGCCACGCCGGCAGAGGAGAAACCGGTAACGGTGGAGCATGAGGCTCCAGACCCGGCGTTgagcaagaagaagaagaagaagaagacgctGAGCGAGCTGAAGAAGAGGACGCTGATGAAACGCAAAGGTCTCCGATGA
- the fech gene encoding ferrochelatase, mitochondrial isoform X2 — MALLAGVCRLVRYTGSSSHAWASLRSQSTASAAALAPQSSPKTQDKRKPKTGILMLNMGGPERLEDVHDFLLRLFLDKDLMQLPVQNKLGPFIAKRRTPKIQEQYSKIGGGSPIKAWTTMQGEGMVKLLDEMSPETAPHKFYIGFRYVHPLTEEAIELMEKDGIERAVAFTQYPQYSCSTTGSSLNAIYRYYNSSGLGSKMRWSVIDRWPTHPLLIECFAQHVRKELEKFPPEKRDDVVILFSAHSLPMAVVNRGDPYPQEVGATVHRVMERLAYCNPYRLVWQSKVGPMPWLGPQTDEVIKGLCERGKKNLLLVPIAFTSDHIETLHELDIEYSQILAEECGVENIKRAESLNGNPLFFKALADVVQTHLKSNEPCSRQLTLRCPKCVNPTCGKAKAFFAGQKF; from the exons ATGGCGCTTTTGGCAGGAGTGTGTCGCCTTGTTCGGT aCACTGGCAGCAGCAGTCATGCCTGGGCATCTCTCAGAAGTCAGTCTACTGCCAGTGCTGCTGCTTTGGCCCCGCAATCCAGTCCCAAAACACAGGACAAAAG aaaACCCAAGACCGGCATCCTCATGCTGAACATGGGCGGCCCGGAGAGACTCGAAGACGTTCATGACTTCCTGTTACGACTTTTCCTCGACAAAGACCTGATGCAGCTTCCTGTCCAGAA taagCTCGGGCCGTTTATAGCCAAACGGCGTACGCCAAAGATCCAGGAGCAGTACAGTAAAATCGGAGGAGGGTCTCCTATCAAAGCCTGGACCACCATGCAGGGAGAGGGGATGGTCAAACTCCTGGACGAGATGAGTCCTGAAACTG CCCCTCACAAGTTTTATATCGGCTTCCGGTACGTCCACCCGCTGACGGAGGAGGCCATCGAGCTGATGGAGAAGGACGGAATAGAGAGAGCTGTCGCATTCACCCAGTACCCTCAGTATAGCTGCTCCaccacag GCAGCAGTTTGAACGCTATCTACAGATACTACAACAGCAGTGGCCTGGGGTCTAAAATGCGCTGGAGTGTGATTGACAGATGGCCAACACACCCTCTGCTCATCGAG tgtTTTGCTCAGCATGTGCGTAAAGAGCTGGAGAAGTTCCCACCTGAGAAAAGAGACGACGTGGTCATTCTGTTCTCCGCCCACTCACTCCCTAtggct gtggtgaACAGAGGAGACCCGTACCCTCAGGAGGTGGGCGCTACAGTGCACAGGGTGATGGAGAGGTTGGCGTACTGTAACCCGTATCGTCTCGTCTGGCAATCGAAG gtgggcCCGATGCCGTGGCTCGGTCCTCAGACGGATGAGGTGATTAAAGGTTTGTGTGAAAGAGGGAAGAAGAACCTGCTGTTGGTTCCAATCGCCTTCACCAGCGACCACATCGAGACTCTACACGAGCTCGACATCGAGTACTCGCAGATCCTCGCAGAAgag tgcggGGTCGAAAACATCAAAAGGGCAGAGTCTCTGAACGGAAACCCCctgttttttaag gcATTAGCGGACGTGGTTCAGACGCACCTGAAGTCCAACGAGCCGTGCTCTCGCCAGCTCACCCTGCGATGCCCGAAGTGCGTGAACCCGACCTGTGGGAAAGCCAAGGCTTTCTTCGCCGGCCAAAAATTCTAA